A genome region from Stenotrophomonas maltophilia includes the following:
- a CDS encoding nuclear transport factor 2 family protein: protein MRTPIDLLGAHAMNATAISFTLALALAVVSPAMAQATQPHAHHPAAAASADVDVPVTAEAAVAVAERFNRALSSGDLATVEALLAADVLILESGGAERSREEYMGHHAVSDAAFLKGAHRQLLRQRARAAGEFAWVGTESELHAQKDGQPLTVQSDETMVLKETADGWRIVHIHWSSRTKR, encoded by the coding sequence ATGCGCACCCCCATTGATCTTCTTGGAGCCCACGCAATGAACGCAACAGCAATCTCGTTCACCCTCGCACTGGCACTGGCCGTCGTGTCCCCCGCAATGGCGCAGGCGACACAGCCGCACGCACATCACCCCGCTGCCGCGGCATCTGCGGACGTCGACGTCCCAGTCACTGCAGAGGCCGCGGTCGCCGTAGCGGAGCGTTTCAACAGGGCCCTGTCTAGCGGCGATCTGGCCACGGTCGAAGCCCTGCTCGCTGCCGACGTTCTCATCCTCGAGTCCGGGGGCGCCGAACGCAGCCGCGAGGAATACATGGGCCATCACGCAGTCAGCGATGCGGCGTTCCTCAAGGGCGCCCATCGCCAGCTGCTCCGTCAGCGCGCACGAGCCGCTGGCGAGTTCGCGTGGGTCGGAACCGAAAGCGAGTTGCATGCCCAGAAGGACGGCCAGCCACTGACCGTCCAGAGCGACGAGACGATGGTGCTGAAGGAGACCGCGGACGGCTGGCGGATCGTCCACATCCACTGGTCCTCGCGGACCAAGCGCTGA
- a CDS encoding c-type cytochrome has translation MKSNKKMWVWLGAGVALVAVVATATLSLGVYNVAADDPHSRPVYALLETARERSIEVRAAKLQLPTNLDDPERIRQGAGNYNAMCVTCHLSPDAAATEMSKGLYPAPPNLSKQPVAPAEAFWVIKHGIKASGMPAWGGSMDDEFIWNMSAFLQKLPTLDATAYKELVDSSEGHSHGGGETQGHHDDEKAEDHPALFEPGNNSMPHAHPPGVDDDHHGPTPSDTEVGLVSHGHPDGKVESHPAPHTPVADDGHAHPH, from the coding sequence ATGAAATCCAACAAAAAGATGTGGGTATGGCTCGGTGCCGGCGTGGCATTGGTTGCGGTGGTCGCAACCGCCACGCTCTCTCTGGGCGTGTACAACGTGGCCGCCGACGATCCGCATAGTCGCCCGGTGTATGCGCTACTTGAAACGGCGCGCGAGCGTTCCATTGAGGTGCGCGCCGCCAAGCTTCAGCTACCCACGAACCTTGATGATCCTGAGCGTATCCGCCAGGGTGCGGGCAACTACAACGCCATGTGCGTGACCTGCCATCTTTCACCAGACGCGGCGGCCACCGAGATGAGCAAGGGCCTGTACCCCGCGCCACCGAACCTAAGCAAACAGCCGGTCGCTCCAGCTGAGGCGTTCTGGGTGATCAAGCACGGCATCAAGGCCAGCGGCATGCCCGCTTGGGGCGGCAGCATGGACGATGAGTTCATATGGAACATGTCGGCCTTCCTGCAGAAGTTGCCCACGCTGGACGCGACTGCGTACAAGGAACTTGTCGACAGCAGCGAGGGCCATTCGCATGGCGGCGGCGAGACGCAAGGCCACCATGACGACGAAAAGGCCGAGGATCACCCTGCCTTATTCGAGCCGGGCAACAACTCCATGCCGCATGCGCACCCGCCGGGCGTGGACGACGATCACCACGGCCCGACACCCAGCGACACGGAAGTCGGGTTGGTGAGCCACGGCCATCCCGACGGCAAGGTGGAGTCGCACCCTGCACCACACACGCCCGTGGCCGATGACGGCCATGCGCACCCCCATTGA
- a CDS encoding copper-binding protein CopB encodes MNINRRDTTLTALTAISLALANAASAQSMQHGSMQMEQGAQTQTQDHSAHQAPTSKPAPAQKPATPAKTSEATIDHAAMGHAEPQANAAEPAMQGMDHSQMGHGSPASTPAAPTAQAQSMQGMDHSQMAQPAAADTSGTATPAMQGMDHSQMGHDSPAPATPEAGMQSMEGMDHSQMGHGPAAPTQPRTPIPAVTDADRKAAIAPEHAHPVHDNSIKSYVLLNRLETWDADPGTGLGWEGQGWIGTDLNRVWLRSEGERTDGQTESADLEVLYGRSISTWWDVVAGVRHDFKPGASQNFAAIGVQGLAPMKFEVSATAYLGEGGQTAANVEAEYELLLTNRLILQPLVEVTAYGKNDPLRGIGSGLSAAEAGLRLRYEFTRKFAPYIGVVYERAFGNTADMRREHGESFEDTRLVIGLRTWF; translated from the coding sequence ATGAACATCAATAGACGCGATACCACCCTGACTGCGCTGACGGCTATCTCGCTGGCCCTGGCCAATGCGGCCAGCGCCCAATCTATGCAGCACGGCTCCATGCAGATGGAGCAGGGCGCGCAGACCCAGACTCAGGATCACTCTGCACATCAGGCACCGACATCAAAACCTGCGCCAGCCCAAAAGCCTGCAACACCGGCCAAGACGAGCGAAGCGACGATCGATCATGCGGCGATGGGCCACGCCGAGCCGCAGGCTAACGCAGCCGAGCCTGCCATGCAGGGCATGGACCATTCGCAGATGGGGCACGGCTCGCCCGCGAGCACACCTGCGGCGCCCACAGCGCAGGCGCAGTCGATGCAGGGCATGGATCACAGTCAGATGGCACAGCCCGCTGCAGCCGACACCTCCGGCACGGCCACGCCTGCGATGCAGGGGATGGACCATTCGCAGATGGGCCATGATTCGCCCGCGCCCGCTACACCAGAAGCGGGAATGCAATCGATGGAGGGCATGGACCACAGTCAGATGGGACACGGGCCTGCAGCGCCAACGCAGCCGCGCACCCCGATTCCCGCGGTGACGGACGCGGATCGCAAGGCGGCCATCGCGCCGGAACACGCGCATCCGGTGCATGACAACTCGATCAAGAGCTACGTGCTGCTCAATCGCCTGGAAACCTGGGATGCCGATCCGGGCACCGGGCTGGGCTGGGAGGGCCAGGGCTGGATCGGTACGGACCTCAATCGCGTCTGGCTCCGCAGTGAAGGCGAACGCACGGATGGTCAGACCGAGTCGGCTGATCTGGAAGTGCTTTACGGCCGCAGTATCTCCACGTGGTGGGATGTGGTGGCCGGTGTGCGTCATGACTTCAAGCCTGGGGCATCGCAGAACTTCGCCGCTATCGGTGTACAGGGCTTGGCGCCGATGAAGTTCGAAGTGTCCGCCACAGCCTATCTCGGCGAAGGGGGCCAGACTGCCGCCAATGTCGAGGCCGAGTACGAATTGCTGCTAACCAACCGGCTGATCTTGCAGCCGCTGGTGGAAGTCACCGCCTATGGCAAGAACGATCCATTGCGCGGGATAGGTTCGGGTCTGAGTGCCGCTGAGGCGGGGCTACGACTTCGCTATGAGTTCACCCGAAAGTTCGCTCCCTACATCGGCGTGGTGTACGAGCGCGCGTTTGGCAATACCGCAGACATGCGACGCGAGCATGGCGAGTCCTTTGAAGACACGCGCTTGGTCATCGGCCTTCGTACCTGGTTCTAA
- a CDS encoding copper resistance system multicopper oxidase → MSHDDFRGPRGGPLLPSRRRFVQGLALGGAVAGLGFWPKASWALKGPGQPNVLSGTEFDLTIGETPMNFTGKTRTAITVNGSVPAPLLRWREGTTVNLRVSNALPANSIHGADTSIHWHGIILPANMDGVPGLSFDGIGRGETYHYRFTLHQGGTYWYHSHSGFQEQAGLYGPIVIDPLEPEPFSFDRDYVVMLSDWTDLDPTALFDRLKKMPGHDNYYKRTVGDFARDVKRNGLSATLEDRKMWGVMRMTPTDLSDVNANTYTYLMNGTTSLGNWTGLFRSGEKVRLRFINGSAMTYFDVRIPGLKMTVVAADGLYVHPVSVDEFRIAVAETFDVIVEPSGQDAFTIFAQDSGRTGYISGTLAVREGLRAPVPSVDPRPLLTMADMGMDHGSMDMSGGSKGMEGGCGAAMGMPGMTPPVSGNATSAHAGHAMPAAGDGAMAGMQHGGMQSHPASETNNPLLDNQAMSVSSRLDDPGNGLRDNGRHVLTYSMLKSTFEDPDGRDPGREIELHLTGHMEKFSWGFNGQKFSDVEPLRLNYGERMRIVLVNDTMMTHPIHLHGMWSDVEDDNGNFMVRKHTVDMPPGSRRTYRVRADALGSWAFHCHLLYHMEAGMMRTVRVDE, encoded by the coding sequence ATGTCGCATGATGATTTTCGTGGTCCACGCGGTGGACCGCTGCTGCCTTCGCGGCGGCGATTTGTCCAAGGCTTGGCCTTGGGAGGCGCAGTCGCAGGATTAGGTTTCTGGCCCAAAGCCAGTTGGGCGCTCAAGGGGCCGGGACAACCCAACGTACTATCGGGCACTGAGTTTGACCTGACCATTGGCGAGACGCCGATGAACTTCACCGGCAAGACCCGCACCGCGATCACGGTCAACGGGTCCGTTCCGGCGCCGTTGCTGCGGTGGCGGGAAGGCACCACGGTCAACTTGCGCGTCTCTAATGCATTGCCCGCTAACTCCATCCATGGCGCGGACACCTCCATCCATTGGCACGGCATCATTTTGCCGGCCAACATGGACGGCGTGCCGGGTCTGAGCTTTGACGGTATCGGACGTGGTGAGACCTACCACTACCGGTTCACCCTGCATCAGGGCGGAACCTACTGGTACCACAGCCACTCAGGGTTCCAGGAACAAGCCGGGCTCTATGGCCCGATCGTCATCGACCCATTGGAGCCGGAGCCCTTCAGTTTCGATCGCGACTACGTCGTGATGCTGAGCGATTGGACAGACCTGGACCCGACGGCCCTGTTCGATCGTTTGAAGAAGATGCCGGGCCATGACAATTACTACAAGCGCACGGTCGGCGATTTTGCGCGCGATGTGAAGCGCAACGGCCTGTCGGCCACGTTGGAAGATCGCAAGATGTGGGGCGTGATGCGGATGACGCCCACGGACCTGTCCGACGTCAACGCCAACACCTACACCTACCTGATGAACGGCACGACCTCACTGGGCAACTGGACCGGTTTGTTCCGCAGTGGCGAGAAGGTGCGCCTGCGTTTCATCAATGGCTCTGCCATGACGTACTTCGATGTGCGTATTCCGGGGCTGAAGATGACCGTGGTGGCGGCAGATGGCTTGTATGTCCATCCGGTTTCCGTCGACGAGTTCCGCATCGCGGTAGCAGAAACCTTCGATGTGATCGTGGAGCCCTCCGGGCAGGACGCATTCACCATCTTTGCCCAAGACTCCGGTCGCACCGGCTACATCAGCGGCACGCTCGCTGTGCGCGAAGGATTACGCGCGCCCGTTCCGTCTGTGGATCCCCGGCCGCTGCTGACGATGGCAGACATGGGCATGGATCATGGGTCGATGGATATGTCTGGCGGCAGCAAGGGCATGGAAGGCGGCTGTGGTGCGGCCATGGGCATGCCTGGCATGACCCCACCTGTCAGCGGTAACGCGACCTCGGCCCATGCAGGCCATGCGATGCCCGCCGCCGGCGATGGTGCCATGGCAGGCATGCAGCACGGGGGCATGCAATCACACCCTGCTAGCGAGACCAACAATCCCCTGTTGGACAACCAAGCCATGAGTGTGAGTTCGCGCTTGGATGATCCGGGCAATGGCCTGCGCGATAACGGCCGTCATGTGCTGACGTATTCCATGCTCAAGAGCACCTTTGAAGACCCTGACGGACGCGACCCCGGTCGCGAGATCGAGCTGCATCTGACCGGACACATGGAGAAATTCTCCTGGGGCTTCAACGGTCAGAAGTTTTCCGATGTCGAGCCGCTGCGGCTGAACTACGGCGAGCGTATGCGCATCGTATTGGTTAACGACACGATGATGACCCATCCCATCCATTTGCACGGCATGTGGAGTGACGTGGAGGACGACAACGGCAACTTCATGGTGCGCAAGCACACGGTGGATATGCCGCCAGGTAGCCGACGCACGTATCGCGTGCGTGCCGATGCGTTGGGCAGCTGGGCGTTCCATTGCCACCTGCTTTATCACATGGAAGCCGGAATGATGCGCACGGTGAGGGTCGACGAATGA
- the copL gene encoding transcriptional regulator CopL: MSPVSASSLLLRLFLIAMLVLNGAWSAFASVSMNPVMEEQASEVAAAVQVDEDCFAHHSAEHHPDATSIEKAGTGHGDHAGPDCCKSSACRCACVHACASALPARLHVSVQLALGLDVMPLPLGHAAPALPHLIRPPIG; this comes from the coding sequence ATGTCGCCCGTGTCAGCCTCCTCACTTCTACTGCGACTGTTCCTGATCGCCATGCTCGTGCTTAACGGCGCGTGGTCGGCGTTTGCGTCCGTCAGTATGAACCCGGTCATGGAAGAGCAGGCCAGCGAAGTGGCTGCCGCGGTGCAAGTCGACGAAGACTGCTTCGCCCATCACAGTGCTGAGCATCATCCCGATGCCACATCGATTGAAAAGGCTGGCACTGGGCATGGCGACCATGCCGGTCCCGACTGTTGCAAGTCTTCTGCGTGCCGGTGCGCCTGCGTACACGCTTGCGCGAGCGCACTTCCTGCGCGCCTGCATGTTTCGGTGCAACTGGCCTTGGGCCTGGATGTCATGCCGCTGCCCCTAGGGCATGCGGCACCTGCCTTGCCTCATCTGATCCGACCACCGATCGGCTAA
- a CDS encoding helix-turn-helix domain-containing protein translates to MGSPWGARVTLSVDSTPTFARRLKQARLHTGLSQKELGIRAGLDPHVASPRINQYERGKHEPMLEIAEWLAQALGIPAAFLYTDDDLLAKLLLRWGSLSKQQKRELVKLIEATPEK, encoded by the coding sequence ATGGGGTCTCCATGGGGTGCGCGCGTGACTTTGTCCGTCGACTCAACACCGACCTTCGCTCGACGCCTCAAACAAGCCCGCCTGCACACGGGTTTGTCGCAGAAGGAGTTGGGCATCCGGGCCGGTCTGGATCCTCACGTGGCCAGCCCCCGAATCAACCAGTACGAGCGTGGCAAGCACGAGCCCATGCTGGAGATTGCTGAGTGGTTGGCCCAAGCGTTGGGGATCCCCGCCGCCTTCCTTTACACCGACGATGATCTGCTGGCCAAGTTGCTCCTGCGCTGGGGCTCGCTAAGCAAGCAGCAGAAGCGCGAGTTGGTGAAGCTGATCGAGGCCACGCCCGAGAAGTAA